Proteins co-encoded in one Kwoniella shandongensis chromosome 12, complete sequence genomic window:
- a CDS encoding stress response protein NST1, producing the protein MSSNPSTLPPTGLSKSAAKKRAKKAAKAQAANPSSIDISGEVETTGNQPPSVAPPLPPSSAPDPLDPSLFNFSAPGSYPVDVQYDNNAYYDEVDVPINHQNAFAGSYSIDYNLSLQNGGALAGLSAPFNITHDDLISAANELYKRMADPEFGADDAYWSSLPPHIRQFIRDAVPFTGTISQNTPGNTSSQRTMYQMAQQIVQAASQGMGLGQGMGANLMSGVNGMNGRQYAQPSIGEELGFHRHPDAKEEEYEDEEDYDGDEQEYIAPNGDAPKKKNKKKKKKNHAAAVEPPPTSLPPPTAKQPPRQPVPPQPPVQQQQQPALNPPPPPVTPAPAHPPPSSRAAGKQPMSNTAVPAANPPARSARAAGKAPASAAPPHNAHAGHTHNHPPASSKPVAKGKAPAAAPPAKIWTQSSAEDRENIRLFWLGLSEAERRDLLRIEKDAVLRKMKEQHRHSCGCAVCGRKKVNIEMELDQLYEQYYDELRSYAAEQRAAANGVKPPPNGAGPFPGSVEVDATGVVTRYDHRAPDPHVHDHDDLDGDESDEYDDEEDYGDEDELDDEDIGSDEADVGDDLDETAQPPPPVSNRHARPPPTKTVTPRPEGGDDFLSFGANLATIKGGILTIADDMLKNDGSKFLEMMEQLAIRRSAREEQNLRELQEETDDEDDESKE; encoded by the exons ATGTCCTCCAACCCTTCTACGCTCCCTCCTACCGGCCTATCCAAGTCCGCAGCGAAGAAACGGGCAAAGAAAGCGGCCAAAGCACAAGCGGCGAatccatcatccatcgacatctcgGGTGAGGTGGAGACGACGGGCAATCAACCCCCATCAGTCGCACCTCCCTTACCACCGTCCTCGGCTCCCGACCCGCTGGATCCATCACTGTTCAACTTTTCAGCTCCTGGGTCATATCCCGTCGACGTGCAATACGACAATAACGCTTATtacgacgaggtggacgtCCCCATCAATCATCAGAACGCTTTCGCAGGTTCTTATTCGATTGATTACAATCTGTCTCTTCAGAACGGTGGTGCGCTCGCTGGACTCTCTGCCCCTTTCAACATCACCCACGACGATCTCATATCAGCGGCAAACGAGCTGTACAAGAGAATGGCCGACCCGGAGTTCGGAGCAGACGATGCGTATTGGTCATCTTTACCACCGCATATCAGACAGTTTATCCGTGATGCCGTCCCCTTCACCGGTACCATCAGTCAGAACACGCCTGGCAATACGTCAAGTCAACGGACAATGTACCAGATGGCTCAACAGATCGTCCAAGCAGCGAGTCAAGGGATGGGCTTAGGACAGGGCATGGGAGCGAACTTGATGTCTGGAGTGAACGGGATGAACGGAAGGCAATACGCTCAACCTAGCATAGGAGAGGAGTTGGGTTTCCATCGCCATCCGGATgccaaggaggaagagtacgaggacgaggaggattaTGATGGGGATGAGCAGGAGTACATCGCGCCAAATGGGGATgcgccgaagaagaagaacaaaaagaagaagaagaagaatcaCGCAGCAGCGGTCGAGCCTCCTcctacttctcttcctcctcctacaGCGAAGCAACCACCGCGGCAACCAGTACCTCCGCAACCCCCAgtccaacaacaacaacagccagcgctcaatccacctccacctcctgtGACTCCCGCCCCTGCCCACCCACCTCCTAGCTCTCGTGCTGCTGGCAAGCAGCCAATGAGCAACACCGCCGTTCCTGCCGCCAACCCACCTGCTCGATCTGCTCGCGCTGCCGGTAAAGCGCCAGCTAGTGCTGCGCCTCCGCACAATGCTCACGCCGGTCACACACATAATCACCCACCTGCTTCCAGCAAGCCTGTCGCGAAAGGCAAAGCTCCAGCAGCCGCGCCGCCTGCAAAGATATGGACTCAATCGTCGGCGGAAGATCGAGAAAATATACGACTGTTCTGGCTCGGTCTCAGCGAAGCTGAACGTAGGGATCTGCTTCGAATCGAGAAAGATGCTGTCTtacggaagatgaaggaacagCATCGCCATTCCTGTGGATGTGCCGTGtgtgggaggaagaaagtCAACATCGAGATGGAATTGGATCAACTCTACGAGCAATACTACGACGAATTGCGGTCATATGCTGCTGAACAACGAGCTGCAGCGAACGGTGTCAAACCTCCACCAAATGGTGCTGGTCCGTTCCCCGGCAGCGTCGAGGTGGATGCTACAGGTGTAGTCACGAGATACGATCATCGAGCACCAGATCCTCACGTTCACGATCACGACGACCTCGACGGTGATGAGAGTGACGAgtacgatgatgaggaggactatggagatgaggatgagcttgatgatgaggatattGGCTCcgacgaagctgatgtgggagatgatctcgatgagaCGGCACAACCCCCTCCACCTGTTTCCAATCGACATGCGAGACCACCACCCACGAAAACGGTTACACCGCGACCCGAAGGTGGCGATGATTTCTTGAGTTTTGGTGCTAATCTGGCTACcatcaaag GAGGTATACTCACCATTGCCGATGACATGCTCAAGAATGATGGATCCAAGTTtttggagatgatggagcaACTGGCTATTCGTCGTTCTGCAAGGGAGGAGCAAAACCTGCGGGAATTGCAAGAGGAGacggacgacgaagatgacgagagcAAAGAGTGA
- a CDS encoding phosphatidylserine decarboxylase — MASSSVATAPIPEELGKPLEDSLDHIISNSQAVKGESKDQLAPSETRADAVHSHGSHGKKWISKFFPSEETLDHLFAMEHMGNYVIDRQTGRKIFETMPIYVRVGMHLLFVKGCTYMSYSSVEKLLETKSIQQGKIYDATGEGVKEHIQAFIDTYELPMDELLVKDINQYPTFNSFFSRRLVPTARPIAAPNDPSIVISPADCRLTVFPTVDKAKKIWIKGKQFTLPNLLTGNDATDTRFKEIQDDGAAALAIARLAPQDYHRFHSPVDGVVGDIKDIAAVNPQAINEDLNVFTLNKRSVMLIHADFGPGRESVPTAFVAIGAMLVGSIGWSKKPGDKIAKGEELGWFQYGGSTTICVFPSRSGVKFDEDLVATSEHQMETLVRVGMEIGKVAA; from the exons ATGGCATCAAGCTCAGTAGCGACCGCACCTATCCCCGAAGAGTTGGGTAAACCCCTCGAAGATTCTTTGGATCATATCATCTCCAATTCGCAAGCTGTGAAAGGAGAATCGAAAGACCAGTTGGCTC CGAGCGAAACGAGGGCAGATGCCGTGCATAGTCATGGTTCCCACGGGAAAAAGTGGATATCAAAATTCTTTCCTTCGGAAGAGACTCTGGATCAT CTGTTCGCGATGGAACATATGG GAAACTACGTTATCGATCGACAAACCGGCCGAAAGATCTTCGAGACCATGCCAATCT ACGTACGAGTCGGGATGCATCTCCTTTTCGTCAAAGGG TGCACCTACATGTCGTACTCATCTGTCGAGAAGCTGCTTGAGACTAAATCCATCCAGC AGGGAAAGATATACGATGcaacaggagaaggagtcaAGGAGCACATCCAAGCATTCATCGATACCTATGAACTACCGATGGACGAGCTATTAGTCAAAGACATCAATCAATATCCA ACCttcaactctttcttctcgcgAAGATTAGTCCCTACTGCTCGACCAATCGCGGCTCCAAATGAcccctccatcgtcatctcccCAGCGGATTGTCGGCTAACCGTATTCCCCACTGTCGACAAAGCCAAAAAGATATG GATCAAAGGAAAGCAGTTCACGCTCCCGAACCTGCTCACTGGTAACGACGCCACCGATACCCGTTTCAAGGAGATACAGGACGATGGAGCGGCCGCCTTGGCAATCGCTCGACTAGCGCCGCAAGATTACCACAGGTTCCACTCGCCAGTCGACGGTGTGGTTGGAGATATTAAGGATATTGCTG CTGTCAATCCCCAAGCAATCAACGAGG ATCTCAACGTGTTCACACTGAACAAGCGGTCCGTCATGCTTATCCACGCTGACTTTGGACCCGGACGAGAATCCGTCCCAACAGCCTTTGTCGCCATCGGCG CGATGTTGGTCGGTTCCATTGGCTGGTCCAAGAAACCAGGTGACAAGATTGCAAAGGGTGAAGAACTTGGTTGGTTCCAGTACGGCGGCTCAACGACCATCTGCGTCTTCCCGAGCAGGAGCGGAGTGAAATTCGACGAAGACTTGGTGGCGACGTCAGAGCATCAGATGGAGACTTTAGTACGGGTAGGAATGGAAATCGGCAAAGTGGCTGCGTAA
- a CDS encoding UPF0390 protein has product MAQGAAKSLKGKSQSAGATRKNNGKTRPGRRDIAPKERQRVIERSQKKHLSSKINNSIEKQMVAAASAGKLSIMRSVGDVAAGAGKDAAKGKGKGKGKA; this is encoded by the exons ATGGCTCAAGGCGCTGCTAAATCCCTCAAGGGGAAATCACAATCTGCCGgagcgacgaggaagaacaacggcAAGACAAGACCTGGACGAAGAGATATTGCGCCAAAGGAGAGACAGAGGGTGATTGAAAGGtctcagaagaag CACCTCTCGAGCAAGATCAACAACTCCATCGAGAAACAGATGGTGGCGGCTGCTTCTGCTGGCAAACTCAGCATCATGAGAAGTGTGGGCGACGTTGCCGC TGGAGCTGGAAAGGACGCTgccaagggcaaaggcaagggcaagggcaaggcaTAG
- a CDS encoding PAB-dependent poly(A)-specific ribonuclease subunit PAN2: MNYNPLHLLPLPPQSVDPKPISTALTVDPFSDVLWIGTSSGSVSALCTPLSLTRNVQFPAHGARSVGPYLPHQGMSPAVKEIRVTDRDVWTLTEGGVGGRKRGGASKWNVGDPTRSLQSMTPNPTNSHEVLAGGSGQMLLANTSRGEVVRRIEAQSPVVHLAPLHRTVLSAGMSGQVTVLDPRTGFKAAAGMGSVQAHTGGLSGADVQGNMVCTWGWTHMQGHPLPDPLVRIYDVRTLRPLPPISFPAGPAFALLHPTDTSKLVLSSQQGMLQIIDMSIGSTTSSSSLNFQQLDVNSYVTSMALSPRGDYLAFGDADGQLHLWTTHEVGENAVLDDRGGLVLPPFNGYEGIKPEWPDAADAPPPIPWDDTTPLNLIGMPYYNEPLLSNFSPETYATSTSPFYNPPATIPNSVLSTVKMVDFVGYATNPKELRGKRYVLTARPGAGKKTTGGNGVGGGRRDSEPRFRSEKDKKSARAEEQADLEEVTPDGEIPKYYRKVEIKYSKFGIEDFDFEFYNRTKYSGLETDILNSYTNSLLQALHYIQPIRAVATAHICVDCKKEHCLLCEAGFLFRMLEDAKGRNCQASNFSRAFSATPQASALGLMDDNDKSTAPYGSLIQNFNRWLLSTFSTEAVVEGETFDLRPQTTEIDGLSIQDQKPSAIDQVLGIQTKTTNTCRSCGFVSSRDTTLHAVDLIYPRKSSTHPTFSEIVRSSIFRESTTKAVCSNCKQFAPLESRRVLSQTTKNPLPPVISINAMMNTADVFEVWKDRSEGSTKKYFLPPRLGVDEMLGGESKGLDQAVYEVRSMVVQVQERADTPAHLVSFIKIPNKEDENDQSSWIMFNDFLVRKVTEEEVFRFPDQWKVPAVIILERSDSGTVLELGKLPKQLNAEALFKDVSIAWNRRTNMIKHKVLQPEEMPKPGTLVAIDAEFVALQQEEMEFRSDGTKNILRPSHMSLARVSVLRGEGALEGKPFIDDYIHTSEAVVDYLTEYSGIKAGDLDPNNSPHTLVPLKVAYKKLRLLVDLGCIFIGHGLSKDFRTINIYIPPEQVMDTVNIYTIPGRQRKLSLRYLAWYLLKKDIQTHSHDSIEDARYALLLFKLWRDYENEGDGVFESIMDDVFNEGHKVGFKPPSAVVDRSASPAGNFPPLAQGKNGGKKKGGGKEKKDEDKEKRGHLMVPPSTWNGNGGQSGNGGPGSGRRW; encoded by the exons ATGAATTacaatcctcttcatctccttcctctcccaccgCAATCTGTCGACCCCAAACCTATCTCTACGGCACTGACAGTCGACCCTTTCTCCGACGTATTATGGATCGGTACTTCCTCCGGTTCCGTCTCAGCATTATGTACCCCGCTCTCCTTGACGCGGAATGTGCAATTCCCAGCACATGGAGCGAGATCGGTTGGTCCGTATCTACCTCATCAGGGGATGAGTCCTGCCGTCAAGGAGATTAGAGTGACAGACAGGGATGTGTGGACATTGACGGAAGGTGGGGtcggagggaggaagaggggtggTGCGTCGAAGTGGAACGTAGG CGACCCCACACGTTCTTTACAAAGTATGACACCAAACCCTACCAACTCTCACGAAGTCTTAGCTGGCGGGTCTGGTCAGATGCTCCTCGCCAACACTTCACGGGGTGAAGTCGTCCGACGAATCGAAGCGCAATCACCTGTAGTTCATCTCGCACCATTACATCGAACGGTATTGTCTGCCGGAATGTCGGGACAAGTGACGGTACTGGATCCGAGGACGGGGTTCAAAGCTGCTGCTGGGATGGGGAGTGTACAAGCTCATACGGGTGGATTGAGCGGGGCGGATGTACAGGGTAATATGGTGTGTACGTGGGGATGGACACATAT GCAAGgacatcctcttcctgaCCCTCTGGTACGGATATACGACGTACGAACATTACGACCCCTCCCACCCATTTCTTTCCCCGCTGGACCCGCTTTCGCCCTCCTCCATCCGACCGACACATCCAAACTCGTCCTTTCCTCCCAACAAGGGATGCTTCAAATCATTGACATGTCTATCGGTTCcacaacatcttcgtcgagtCTGAACTTCCAACAACTCGACGTGAACTCGTATGTCACTTCGATGGCGCTGAGTCCTAGAGGAGATTATCTAGCGTTTGGAGATGCGGATGGTCAACTGCATCTCTGGACGACGCATGAGGTGGGAGAGAACGCCGTGTTGGATGATAGGGGTGGATTGGTGCTCCCGCCATTCAACGGATATGAAGGAATCAAGCCTGAATGGCCAGACGCTGCTGATGCGCCCCCTCCCATACCTTGGGACGATACCAC CCCCCTGAACCTCATCGGAATGCCATATTACAACGAACCCCTTCTCTCTAATTTTTCCCCGGAAACATatgccacctccacctccccatTCTATAATCCTCCCGCTACTATCCCCAACTCCGTTCTCTCGACAGTGAAGATGGTTGACTTTGTAGGATACGCTACGAACCCAAAGGAATTGAGAGGGAAGCGATATGTCCTCACTGCTAGACCAGGTgcagggaagaagacgacggGCGGGAACGGTgtaggtggaggaagaagagatagcGAGCCCAGGTTCaggagtgagaaggacaAAAAGTCGGCCAGAGCGGAAGAACAAGCAGatctggaggaggtg ACGCCCGATGGCGAGATACCAAAGTATTACAGGAAAGTGGAGATCAAGTATTCCAAGTTCGGTATCGAAGATTTCGATTTCGA ATTCTATAACCGGACGAAATACAGCGGTCTCGAGACCGACATCCTCAACTCGTACACcaactccctcctccaaGCACTTCATTACATTCAGCCTATCCGAGCAGTCGCCACAGCGCACATATGTGTCGATTGTAAGAAGGAGCATTGTTTGCTTTGTGAAGCTGGGTTCTTATTCAGGATGTTGGAGGATGCGAAGGGACGGAATTGTCAGGCTAGTAATTTCTCAAGAGCGTTCAGCGCTACgcctcaag CCTCCGCCCTTGGCTTGATGGACGATAATGACAAGTCCACTGCACCATACGGCTCCTTGATCCAAAATTTCAATCGATGGCTATTATCAACATTCAGCACGGAGGCGGTCGTGGAAGGCGAGACGTTTGATCTTCGACCACAAACGACTGAGATCGATGGATTGTCAATACAGGATCAGAAACCCTCTGCTATCGACCAGGTATTAGGGATACAAACCAAAACGACGAACACGTGTAGAAGTTGTGGTTTTGTGTCTTCGAGAGATACCACCTTGCACGCCGTCGATCTTATCTATCCTCGGAAA TCATCTACCCACCCCACCTTCTCAGAAATTGTCCGctcatccatcttccgagAATCGACGACGAAAGCCGTATGCAGTAACTGCAAGCAGTTTGCACCTTTGGAAAGTCGAAGAGTCTTATCCCAAACTACCAAGAACCCTCTCCCTCCCGTCATCTCCATAAACGCAATGATGAACACCGCCGACGTTTTCGAAGTTTGGAAAGATAGGAGTGAGGGGTCGACGAAAAAGTATTTCTTACCGCCTCGGCTAGgagtggatgagatgttAGGAGGCGAATCGAAGGGTTTGGATCAAGCGGTTTATGAAGTCAGA TCTATGGTCGTCCAGGTTCAAGAAAGGGCAGATACGCCCGCACATCTGGTTTCGTTTATCAAGA TACCGAACAAAGAGGACGAAAACGACCAATCCTCGTGGATCATGTTCAACGATTTCCTAGTCCGAAAAgtgacagaagaagaggtattCCGATTCCCGGACCAATGGAAAGTCCCCGCCGTGATCATACTGGAACGAAGCGATAGCGGGACAGTTCTGGAGCTGGGCAAGCTGCCAAAGCAGTTGAATGCGGAAGCCTTGTTCAAGGATGTCTCGATcgcttg GAACCGACGAACGAATATGATCAAACACAAGGTGTTACAACCAGAAGAGATGCCGAAACCTGGCACTTTGGTCGCAATAGATGCAGAGTTTGTGGCCTTGCAACAG gaagagatggagttCCGATCAGATGGCACGAAGAACATCCTCCGACCATCGCACATGTCGCTTGCGAGAGTATCTGTCCTGCGTGGTGAAGGCGCGCTGGAAGGTAAACCCTTCATTGATGATTACATACATACGAGCGAAGCAGTGGTCGACTATTTGACAGAGTATTCTGGtatcaaag CGGGAGATCTTGATCCGAATAACTCGCCGCATACGTTGGTACCGCTCAAGGTGGCATACAAGAAGTTGCGATTGC TGGTCGACCTGGGGTGCATCTTCATTGGTCATGGGCTATCAAAGGACTTCAGAACGATCA ACATCTACATACCTCCTGAACAAGTCATGGACACTGTCAATATCTACACTATCCCAGGACGTCAACGGAAGCTTTCACTTCGATATCTCGCATGGTATCTGCTCAAAAAGGATATCCAAACGCATTCCCACGATTCTATCGAAGATGCGCGGTACGCCCTTCTGTTATTCAAACTATGGCGAGATTACGAGAACGAGGGAGATGGTGTGTTTGAGAGTATCATGGACGACGTGTTTAACGAAGGTCATAAAGTGGGATTCAAGCCTCCGAGCGCTGTGGTagatcgatcagcttcgcCGGCGGGAAACTTTCCACCCTTGGCACAGGGGAAGAATGGCGGGAAGAaaaagggaggagggaaggagaagaaggatgaggataaagagaagagaggacaTTTGATGGTGCCTCCATCAACTTGGAACGGGAATGGAGGTCAAAGTGGGAATGGTGGTCCTGGATCTGGACGGAGATGGTAG